One window of Cydia pomonella isolate Wapato2018A chromosome 7, ilCydPomo1, whole genome shotgun sequence genomic DNA carries:
- the LOC133519771 gene encoding protein amnionless: MRVLILSTVFALTSSAKVTWQPNTNFNIPSNFADGKLPCSKETVIFPETIQGSVRIQGDTAAQEFILPETGDIMLDGTLFIGANDKDQCLEGNKYFIDKTVSSWADPDVWSSPLYNEATPDAERVPCIGDTVTFPVNTTFAIKLPELTQTVKKVIVDGVNYNLYSLVRHIMNQDGSQQFYVNSNRGIGIRIKEDGCRSPIKGCPCQEYQLKIECDLKFCPVPQCLYPIKPIGFCCKICGGAISFEREQNFNLIKFKDIVESVVASYNDDNIVYHIGIVEGTKVQLVVTEKYEYKGQSAMVAHDVNGQILKGWSSGVQAVSLSGGPLSDANYGIKIAFSMLFVVITVFGVLYAYYYKIPTSRIHLPTMPSFGHGSAGLLSRFDRRTESIVSLTRRDSTVTVASSAGVGTAFRNPLYSSKRGRVDVVESEVDNDNM; this comes from the coding sequence ATGAGAGTGCTCATATTGTCTACCGTTTTCGCGCTGACGTCATCAGCCAAAGTAACATGGCAGCCGAACACAAATTTCAATATTCCTTCTAATTTCGCTGATGGAAAATTGCCTTGCTCCAAAGAAACTGTCATATTTCCTGAAACTATACAAGGCTCTGTGCGAATTCAAGGTGATACTGCTGCACAGGAGTTTATACTCCCTGAAACAGGTGACATAATGCTAGACGGAACACTGTTCATTGGTGCAAACGACAAGGATCAATGTTTGGAAGGCAACAAATACTTCATTGATAAAACTGTGTCATCGTGGGCTGATCCTGATGTGTGGTCGTCGCCGCTGTACAACGAAGCTACACCAGATGCAGAGAGAGTTCCATGCATAGGTGATACTGTCACATTTCCTGTAAACACAACATTTGCAATAAAACTTCCTGAGCTAACACAAactgtaaaaaaagtaattgtaGACGGCGTAAATTATAACTTATATTCTCTCGTTCGTCATATTATGAACCAAGATGGTTCACAACAGTTCTATGTAAATTCTAACAGGGGCattggaataagaataaaagaAGATGGCTGTCGATCCCCAATCAAAGGTTGCCCTTGCCAAGAATATCAATTGAAGATTGAGTGTGATTTGAAATTTTGTCCCGTGCCTCAATGCTTATATCCTATCAAGCCAATCGGATTTTGCTGTAAAATCTGTGGTGGTGCAATATCTTTTGAAAGAGAGCAAAATTTTAACCTAATTAAGTTCAAAGATATAGTTGAAAGTGTTGTTGCATCATACAATGATGACAATATAGTATATCATATTGGAATCGTTGAAGGTACCAAGGTACAATTAGTTGTCACGgagaaatatgaatataaaggtcaGAGCGCGATGGTTGCACATGATGTAAATGGCCAAATACTTAAAGGCTGGTCCTCTGGAGTGCAAGCAGTGTCTCTCAGTGGCGGACCTCTTTCAGATGCTAACTATGGTATAAAAATTGCTTTTTCCatgttgtttgttgttattaCAGTATTTGGTGTGCTTTACGCTTATTATTATAAGATACCGACTTCTAGAATTCATCTACCGACAATGCCGTCGTTTGGACATGGTTCTGCGGGTCTCCTTTCCAGATTCGATAGACGAACAGAGAGTATAGTTTCATTAACAAGAAGAGACTCGACAGTCACAGTGGCCTCGTCTGCGGGTGTGGGAACAGCGTTTAGGAATCCTTTGTACAGTTCGAAAAGGGGGCGTGTTGATGTCGTAGAGTCTGAAGTAGACAATGATAATATGTGA